The genomic window GCTCGGGCTGAGGGATCGGCCCCTGAGTGTCGGCGAGATCCTGAAGTGGAGGCTGTTCCCGCAGCGAGTGGGGCTGCCCCAGCCCTGGCAGGAGTACTACCGAAGAGCGGTGCCCACCAGCCCGATCCTCAATCCCCGCCACCACTCGCTCAAGTTGGCGGTCTAGCCGAAACGAACTGGCCGGATCGGCACACTCCCGATCCGGCCGTCAACATTCTTCGCCACACAACCTTCGGCACACAACCTACCACCTCTCGTCGGCGGTCGGCCCGTAGATAGAGGGAATCGGCACGTCGATCAGGCGCAGATAGACGGTGAGCTGACCCCGGTGATGGCAGAGATGGTTGATGTTCTGACGCACCACCGTGTGCCGCGGCAGCGTGTAGAAGACGCGCTCCCCGTGCTTGATCGACCACGGCACCAGGAAATCCTCCTCGCGCGCGGCGGCCAGCGCCGCGTGCGCCTCCTTCACGTGCTGGTCGAACTCCGCCAACAGGGTCGGCGTCGTCTCGTAGCTATAGCCCTTGAAGTCCGCGAGGTCGAGCACCGTGGTGCGCATGGTCCCGGTAATCCAGCCGGGCATGCGCGCGACCA from Candidatus Sulfotelmatobacter sp. includes these protein-coding regions:
- a CDS encoding DinB family protein, with the translated sequence MNFSEQFVPEFDQEMATTRRLLERVPSEKGTWKPHPKSFSLGHLAQLVARMPGWITGTMRTTVLDLADFKGYSYETTPTLLAEFDQHVKEAHAALAAAREEDFLVPWSIKHGERVFYTLPRHTVVRQNINHLCHHRGQLTVYLRLIDVPIPSIYGPTADERW